CGCGTCATGCGATTGCCGCGCGTACTCAGCAATAGCCACGGTGCCTGCTTGCCCTTGCGCAGATGGTCGCGTCCCTCGGCCTGATATTTTTCTACCGCATCACCAGCCGGCTTACCCATGGGGATGATGCGCTGCTTGTTCCCTTTGCCCGTGGCGCGAATACAGCCGCTGTTCAGGTCCAGGTCGGCAACCTTCAAATTGATCAGCTCGGAGACGCGCAGGCCACTTCCGTAAAGTAGCTCGATGGTGGCGCGGTTGCGCAGACCCTCGGGCGTTTTCCTGTCCGCGACTTGCAGCAATGTCGCGACCTCAGCCACGCTCAGGTGCTTCGGCAAGATTTTCCAGCCGCGCGGCGACTGGATATTCTCCGTGGGATTGTTGGTGACGATCCCTTCCCGTTGGAGGTGCAAATAAAATTGCCGGAGGCTGACGATCTGCCGAGCAACCGTGCGGTTGTCCAGACCACTTTCCTCGAGAAAACCGAGGAAGCTTCTTACTCCCGCAATGCCGCAAGCTTCGACAGTCACTCGCGACCGTACGAGGAATGCGGCGAACTTTGCGAGGTCGCGTCCGTAGGCCTCCACGGTGTTAATCGCCAAGCCCTTTTCCACGCGAAGGTGGCTCAGAAAACTTTCGACCTGTGCCGGTATTTCCACTTGGGTTGCCGTTATTCCGCCTGCTAACCATATTACAAATCATATAGTTAGAATAAATGTCCTGATTGACAACAGTCGCTGGCCATACTAGCATATTGGGGGTGGCGTGTAAACTGGAAAGGCAATCTTTGGATGCAAAAATGGCGATAACCTGTTGAATCGACTAGCCGCGGAGGGCCGCACTCGGGCGGATGTAGTTTTGTAAGTTATTGATTATAAAATATTAAATTGATTTATCGCCCGCATGGCTGTGGGCTGTGAAGCTCATTTAAGGAGTGGATGCATGAGGCTTAAAGTTATAGCGGAGCGGCTAGGTTGCCAGCTTGAGGGGGACGGCGAGGTAGAGATCAGCGGAGTCAATAGTTTGGAGCGGGCCACCGCCTCGGAGCTGAGTTTCCTCGCCAATCGGAAGTATACGCCGCTGCTGAAGACCACGCACGCTGCTGCCGTACTGATTCTCCGGCAGATGGCTCTGGAGCCCCCGCCGCCGTGGGTCGCCCTGCGTTGCGACGACCCCTACACGATGTTCGCTCGGGCGTTGGAACTGTTTTACCAGCCGCCGCGCCCGGTTGCCGGAATTCACACCACGGCGGTGATAGCACCATCGGCGCGAGTCGGCGAGGGCGCCAGTATCGGGCCATACGTGGTCATCGAAGATGGCGTCGCGATCGGCGACCGCTGCACGCTCCACGCGCATGTGGT
This window of the Acidobacteriota bacterium genome carries:
- the xerD gene encoding site-specific tyrosine recombinase XerD → MTATQVEIPAQVESFLSHLRVEKGLAINTVEAYGRDLAKFAAFLVRSRVTVEACGIAGVRSFLGFLEESGLDNRTVARQIVSLRQFYLHLQREGIVTNNPTENIQSPRGWKILPKHLSVAEVATLLQVADRKTPEGLRNRATIELLYGSGLRVSELINLKVADLDLNSGCIRATGKGNKQRIIPMGKPAGDAVEKYQAEGRDHLRKGKQAPWLLLSTRGNRMTRQAVWITLTRAGKLAGITIPVTPHLLRHSFATHMLAGGADLRSLQMMLGHADITTTQIYTHVVTDRLQEIYKQHHPRA